The following DNA comes from Syntrophales bacterium.
CGGTACTCTTCTTCTGTTCATCCGACATGCTGGAATAGAAAGCCTCAAAAGGCGGAATGAGCTTCTTCAGTTGCTCTAATTGGATTTCACTAATTTCGCTGTGGAATTTCATTGACTCGACAGCGTTCTTCGTCTTGGTGTTTTCAGCCTTGACCTTGGCAATGAAGGCATCCATCTCTTTCGCATTTTCCCGCATCACCCCGGTAAAGTTAATCCACAATTCTTCCTGAACCTTGGTGATCGAAAGCTCGCCTTGAAGCTGTTTGATCTGGGCCTCAGCATGTTCGACGGCAGAGGCTCTGACAACTGCCGACGCTTTCTTATTGACT
Coding sequences within:
- a CDS encoding Spy/CpxP family protein refolding chaperone, coding for MKLKAYQVISPATVVVVMAVFLSALFLANGNFSFAASVNKKASAVVRASAVEHAEAQIKQLQGELSITKVQEELWINFTGVMRENAKEMDAFIAKVKAENTKTKNAVESMKFHSEISEIQLEQLKKLIPPFEAFYSSMSDEQKKSTDAIFRTGRYGKSKRK